The Pseudomonadota bacterium genome includes a window with the following:
- a CDS encoding P44/Msp2 family outer membrane protein → MSSGCRAQHQLDVFDTPGVSTTAFAYQVKLGLSYNVDPKTALFLQYRYMGTSGLAYGGARVSAGGGVWATSTSRGSDPTSRGKLSNALMSRFITTC, encoded by the coding sequence CTGAGCTCAGGCTGCAGAGCGCAGCACCAGCTCGATGTCTTCGACACGCCGGGTGTCAGCACCACCGCATTCGCCTATCAGGTGAAGCTCGGGCTCTCGTACAACGTCGACCCCAAGACGGCGCTGTTCTTGCAGTACCGCTACATGGGCACGAGCGGCTTGGCGTACGGTGGCGCCCGCGTGAGCGCTGGTGGTGGCGTCTGGGCGACATCGACCTCGCGCGGCTCCGACCCGACTTCGCGGGGAAAGCTCTCGAATGCATTGATGAGCAGGTTCATCACCACCTGCTGA